AGATTGTGTACACCTTGGTGGTGGCGACTACGGTACTGATTATTGCCTGCCCATGCGCCTTAGGCTTAGCAACGCCAATGTCGATCATTGCCGGTGTTGGGCGTGCCGCTGAGCTGGGTGTATTGGTGCGTGATGCCGACGCATTACAACGCGCCAGTGAACTCGATACGTTAGTATTCGATAAAACCGGTACCTTGACTGAAGGCCAGCCAAAAGTAGTTGAAATTCACACCTTTAACGGTGTAAGTGAAGCGCAGGCATTGCAGTGGTCTGCGGCCTTAGAAGCGGGTTCAAACCATCCATTGGCTCGCGCAATCACAGAACGAGCGGATCGTTTGGTCATACCTGAAGTTACCCAGTTCCGCACATTACGTGGTCTTGGCGTGAGCGGTGACGTTGATGGACATACGTTGCTGTTGGGGAACGACGCGCTAATGGAGCAGCAGCAGGTTGATACTTCTGAGGTTAAATCCCTGCTTAAACAGCAGGCCGAACGCGGGATAACGCCGGTACTGTTATCCGCAGATGGAAAGCCTGCCGCATTGCTTTCTATCCGTGACCCGCTAAGAAGCGACAGCGTGGAAGCATTACAACGCTTACACGGTTTGGGCTATCAGTTGGTGATGCTAACCGGCGATAACCCACTCACCGCAAATGCCATTGCTAAAGAAGCGGGTATCGATCGGGTCATCGCGGGCGTTCTCCCTGAAGGTAAAGCCGATGCGATTAAAGCGTTACAGGCTAAAGGACATAAAGTGGCGATGGTCGGCGATGGTATCAACGACGCCCCTGCTTTAGCTCAGGCTGATGTGGGTATTGCGATGGGCGGCGGCAGCGATATTGCCATTGAAACCGCTGCAATTACGCTGATGCGCCATAGCCTGAACGGCGTGGCTGACGCGGTGGAGCTTTCCTGTGCCACGCTGCGCAATATGAAGCAAAACCTGTTAGGCGCGTTCGTCTACAACTCGTTAGGCATCCCAATTGCCGCCGGCGTGCTGTATCCGTTAACCGGAGCCCTGCTTAGCCCTGTGGTTGCAGGAGCGGCCATGGCGCTTTCATCCATTACCGTGGTGAGCAACGCCAACCGCCTGTTACGCTTTAAGCCCAAGTCACAGTCTAAATGAGATTTAAATAGACATTGAAAGACACAAAAAGCACCGACGTTTCGGTGCTTTTTTTTGCCTTTACCTTCACACTGCACGTAGCATAGAAAAAAAGGCAAAGGTGACTTATGACTCAATGGCTGCGAAAGTTCGCGCTCTGGTTGGGAATTATTCCCACAACCACTTATGCCTATCCAGCGCTTGATATCCATCTTCAAGGCGGTATCCATCTGCATCTGGTGGGAAGTATTCATATGGGTACTGAAAACATGTCGCCTCTACCCGCGGCATTAATTCAGCGTCTTAAACGCGCGGATGCGCTGATTGTTGAAGCAGACATAACCCAAGCATCGCCCTCGTTTGATACCGGAGAAGTCGCAGAGGCTTTGGAGTCGCAGCTTTCACCAGAGCTTTGGCAGCAAGTCTTACAGCGCTGTCAAGAAACGGGCATTCCCGCCAACGCGATTCAACATTATCCAGCGTGGCGCACGGCACTGACCCTGCAGGCACAGCAGGCGCATCAGCTTGGTTTGCGTTCTGAATATGGTATCGACTACCAAATGCTGCGCTTTGCCCAACAAGCGTCGCTGAAAACCATGGAGTTGGAAGGCGCCGATACTCAAATGGCGCTGCTGCATGCGCTGCCCGATAACGGGATCGTACTGTTAAAAGACACATTGGCACACTGGCATACCAACGCTCGCCTGCTGCAAACGCTGATCGGTTGGTGGATTTCACCCACGAAAACTATGGCAACGACAGAGTTGCCGGCCACGTTTAGTGACGATCTCTACCAGATTTTGATGGGGGAACGAAATCATAAATGGCAAGAAATGTTGCTCGCTCTGCCGGCGGGAAATTATGTGGTGGCGGTAGGCGCATTGCATCTATACAGCGAAGGAAACCTGCCCGAGCTGCTGGCACCGTATGTGATTCATTAGGCGAAAAAAATGGCCAATATTTCTATTGGCCAGTCAAAGAGGAATTTCATTATTATCGTTATGCTGCAAGTGCAAACATGGCGTCTGCCCTTACAGTTTCCCGCATAGATTAACAATGCAGCAGTGATTCTGGCAACGGTTATTCTCTATATGGCACCGCACTTATGCATATAACGCACGAATAAATAACTCTCCGAAACTGACTCCACGAAATAACAGCGCTATCA
This is a stretch of genomic DNA from Hafnia alvei. It encodes these proteins:
- a CDS encoding TraB/GumN family protein, with protein sequence MTQWLRKFALWLGIIPTTTYAYPALDIHLQGGIHLHLVGSIHMGTENMSPLPAALIQRLKRADALIVEADITQASPSFDTGEVAEALESQLSPELWQQVLQRCQETGIPANAIQHYPAWRTALTLQAQQAHQLGLRSEYGIDYQMLRFAQQASLKTMELEGADTQMALLHALPDNGIVLLKDTLAHWHTNARLLQTLIGWWISPTKTMATTELPATFSDDLYQILMGERNHKWQEMLLALPAGNYVVAVGALHLYSEGNLPELLAPYVIH